The following proteins come from a genomic window of Sulfurovum xiamenensis:
- a CDS encoding YqaA family protein — protein sequence MTLFTVAFLSATLLPLGSEGLLLYDISQNHSLILLWFFATLGNTLGSMVNYWLGLKGENYLEEKGHLSAQKMEKARGFFDRYGGWTLLLSWVPIIGDPLTFISGVLRYKFKWFATIVAVAKGTRYAIVIFLASSLSV from the coding sequence ATGACACTTTTTACAGTGGCCTTTCTCTCTGCCACACTACTTCCGTTAGGAAGTGAAGGGTTACTTCTTTACGATATCTCTCAAAACCACTCTCTTATACTTTTATGGTTCTTTGCAACACTGGGTAATACACTGGGATCTATGGTGAATTACTGGTTAGGGTTAAAAGGTGAAAATTATCTAGAAGAAAAAGGGCATCTTTCTGCACAAAAGATGGAAAAAGCAAGAGGTTTTTTTGACAGATATGGAGGGTGGACCCTCCTGTTGTCATGGGTTCCGATCATCGGGGATCCATTGACCTTTATTTCGGGGGTTTTACGTTATAAGTTCAAATGGTTTGCAACTATTGTAGCAGTAGCTAAAGGGACACGTTATGCTATCGTCATCTTTTTAGCAAGCAGTTTGTCTGTATAG
- a CDS encoding DUF3817 domain-containing protein, whose protein sequence is MSELQKFRWVNKIEGISFIILIFIAMPMKYSFGYPIATKVVGMLHGLLVFAFIYQIIEAKKEAGFTLKETALYSIFSLIPFGSFYTDKLLAKKMTIA, encoded by the coding sequence ATGTCTGAATTACAAAAGTTCCGTTGGGTCAACAAAATAGAAGGGATCTCATTTATCATCCTGATCTTCATCGCTATGCCAATGAAATACAGTTTTGGCTATCCAATTGCCACTAAAGTCGTAGGTATGTTACATGGTCTGCTCGTATTTGCATTCATCTATCAGATCATTGAAGCGAAAAAAGAAGCTGGATTTACTTTGAAAGAGACGGCACTCTACTCTATTTTTTCGCTTATACCATTTGGTTCATTCTATACAGACAAACTGCTTGCTAAAAAGATGACGATAGCATAA